A single Sandaracinaceae bacterium DNA region contains:
- a CDS encoding CocE/NonD family hydrolase: MRGFGCLPLLMFVLGACEGEARNPSDAGSVDTGLPDAGAPDTGLPDAGRCELAETVTLTTEDGVTLEADALRPAGEIRGAVALFHMIPPFNTRGNYPAELLDALTERGLAVLNVDRRGAGGSEGDPVEAYEGPAGRLDVLAAVQWLVDDPCVPDVPYALVGASNGTTSVLDFTVDPGAVSGPSAIAFLTGGGYTENQNAIADHRDALDPLPLLFLYSTEERAWSAAFEADGSASWRFEEVADGAHGTNMFGAAPATIELVADFLADAL; this comes from the coding sequence ATGCGCGGATTCGGCTGTCTTCCCCTCCTCATGTTCGTCCTCGGCGCGTGCGAAGGCGAGGCGCGCAATCCTTCGGACGCCGGCTCGGTGGACACGGGTCTGCCGGACGCTGGCGCTCCGGACACGGGCCTGCCGGACGCCGGGCGCTGCGAGCTGGCGGAGACGGTGACCCTGACCACCGAGGACGGGGTCACGCTCGAGGCGGACGCGCTGCGCCCCGCGGGCGAGATCCGTGGCGCGGTGGCGCTCTTCCACATGATCCCGCCCTTCAACACGCGCGGGAACTACCCGGCCGAGCTCCTCGATGCGCTGACCGAGCGCGGCCTCGCCGTGCTCAACGTCGACCGCCGCGGAGCGGGAGGCTCGGAGGGCGATCCGGTAGAGGCCTACGAAGGGCCAGCGGGTCGGCTCGACGTGCTTGCCGCGGTACAGTGGCTGGTCGACGACCCGTGCGTCCCCGACGTGCCGTACGCCCTCGTCGGGGCGAGCAACGGCACCACGTCGGTGCTCGATTTCACCGTCGACCCCGGCGCCGTCTCGGGCCCGAGCGCCATCGCGTTCCTCACCGGCGGCGGGTACACCGAGAACCAGAACGCCATCGCCGATCACCGCGACGCCCTCGACCCGCTGCCGCTGCTCTTCCTCTACTCGACCGAGGAGCGCGCGTGGAGCGCCGCCTTCGAGGCGGACGGTTCAGCGAGCTGGCGGTTCGAGGAGGTGGCGGACGGCGCGCACGGCACGAACATGTTCGGCGCCGCGCCGGCCACGATAGAGCTCGTGGCCGACTTCCTCGCCGACGCGCTCTGA